From the genome of Pseudostreptobacillus hongkongensis, one region includes:
- the rplT gene encoding 50S ribosomal protein L20 yields the protein MPRVKTGIVRRKRHKKVLSEAKGYRGSIKTNYRKANEAVKKAMAYATEHRKLKKRTMRELWIIRINAATRAQGLSYSRFMNGLKKLNIELDRKVLAELALNNQAEFNALVDKVKAL from the coding sequence ATGCCAAGAGTAAAAACTGGAATAGTTAGAAGAAAAAGACATAAAAAAGTTTTAAGTGAAGCAAAAGGATACAGAGGGTCAATAAAGACTAATTATAGAAAAGCAAATGAAGCTGTTAAAAAAGCTATGGCTTATGCAACAGAACATAGAAAATTAAAGAAAAGAACAATGAGAGAATTATGGATAATAAGAATTAATGCAGCTACTCGTGCACAAGGATTATCATATTCAAGATTCATGAATGGATTAAAGAAATTAAATATAGAGTTAGATAGAAAAGTATTAGCTGAACTTGCTTTAAACAACCAAGCTGAATTTAATGCTTTAGTAGATAAAGTAAAAGCTTTATAA
- the rpmI gene encoding 50S ribosomal protein L35 translates to MPKMKTHKGAKKRIKVTGTGKFVVKHSGKSHILTKKTHKRKKRLGEDAVLTGGAARKASRLLAGQEGR, encoded by the coding sequence ATGCCAAAAATGAAAACACATAAAGGTGCTAAAAAAAGAATTAAAGTAACAGGTACAGGAAAATTTGTAGTTAAACACTCAGGAAAGAGTCATATTTTAACTAAAAAAACTCACAAGAGAAAGAAAAGATTAGGTGAAGATGCTGTATTAACTGGTGGAGCAGCAAGAAAAGCTTCAAGATTATTAGCAGGTCAAGAAGGAAGATAA
- the infC gene encoding translation initiation factor IF-3 has translation MFFIKGTNKSDNTRINDEIRAKEVRLIGENGEQLGIMSVLDAINLANSKNLDLVEMSYNGTTSVAKIMDYGKYRYEKLKKDKENKKKQKNTVIKEIRVKPHIDKHDMDTKINQIEKFLEKDYKIKISLRLSGREKLHSDSAVKVLDEFANFFEEKVIVEKKYGKEQVQKFVMLSPKK, from the coding sequence GTGTTCTTTATAAAAGGAACTAATAAGTCTGATAATACTAGAATTAATGATGAAATTAGAGCTAAAGAAGTAAGGTTAATTGGAGAGAATGGTGAACAATTAGGAATAATGTCAGTATTAGATGCTATTAATTTAGCTAATAGTAAAAATCTTGATTTAGTAGAAATGTCATATAACGGCACAACTTCAGTTGCAAAAATAATGGACTATGGTAAGTATCGTTATGAAAAACTAAAGAAAGATAAGGAAAATAAGAAAAAACAAAAAAATACTGTTATTAAAGAAATAAGAGTTAAACCACATATAGATAAACATGATATGGATACTAAAATTAATCAAATTGAAAAATTCTTAGAAAAAGATTATAAAATAAAAATTAGTTTAAGATTATCAGGAAGAGAGAAATTACATTCAGATTCAGCTGTTAAAGTTTTAGATGAATTTGCAAATTTCTTCGAAGAAAAAGTTATTGTTGAAAAAAAATATGGTAAAGAGCAAGTACAAAAATTTGTGATGCTTTCGCCTAAAAAATAG
- a CDS encoding ABC transporter ATP-binding protein — MDEPLSNLDAKLREHMRIELVKIHRNLDTTTIYVTHDQTEAMTMATRIVLMNNGIIQQVGKPEEFYNRPNNIFVAKFIGSPTMNVMEGHIRHGHFISDSEEVVIKANEIDRERLLAYEGKKVSLGIRSERFLSGKEHENRFSATIEVIEMLGKEKLLYVKLTDGTNLVITMPGYYDYEIGEVHNFGFDTEALHFFDEEGNRI; from the coding sequence ATGGATGAACCTTTATCAAATTTAGATGCTAAATTAAGAGAGCACATGAGAATAGAATTAGTAAAAATTCATAGAAATTTAGATACTACAACTATTTACGTTACACATGATCAAACAGAAGCTATGACTATGGCAACAAGAATAGTATTGATGAATAATGGTATAATACAACAAGTTGGAAAACCTGAAGAGTTTTATAACAGACCAAATAATATATTTGTCGCAAAATTCATAGGATCTCCAACTATGAATGTAATGGAAGGACATATAAGACATGGTCACTTTATATCTGATTCAGAAGAAGTAGTAATTAAAGCTAATGAAATAGATAGGGAAAGATTGTTAGCCTATGAAGGTAAAAAAGTTTCTTTAGGTATAAGATCTGAAAGATTCTTAAGTGGTAAAGAACATGAAAATAGATTCTCAGCTACTATAGAAGTAATTGAAATGTTAGGAAAAGAAAAATTACTATATGTTAAATTAACAGATGGAACAAATTTAGTAATAACAATGCCTGGATATTATGATTATGAAATAGGAGAAGTTCATAATTTTGGATTTGATACAGAAGCATTACACTTCTTTGATGAAGAAGGAAATAGAATATAG
- a CDS encoding ABC transporter ATP-binding protein — protein MKVELKNVGKKYEGREEFTLRNIDLDIESKDFCVILGPSGCGKSTLLRMIAGLNSITEGELLFDDKIMNKVASKDRNIAMVFQSYALYPHMTVYDNMAFSLAMRKMDKKIIHERVLEAAKVLQIEKYLYSKPSDISG, from the coding sequence ATGAAAGTAGAATTAAAAAATGTAGGTAAAAAATATGAAGGTAGAGAAGAATTTACTTTAAGAAATATAGATTTAGATATAGAAAGTAAGGATTTTTGTGTTATATTAGGTCCTTCAGGATGTGGTAAATCAACTTTATTAAGAATGATAGCAGGATTAAACTCTATTACAGAAGGAGAATTATTATTTGATGATAAAATAATGAATAAAGTTGCTTCAAAAGATAGAAATATTGCAATGGTATTCCAAAGCTATGCATTATATCCACATATGACAGTTTATGACAATATGGCATTTTCATTAGCAATGAGAAAAATGGATAAGAAAATAATACACGAAAGAGTATTAGAAGCAGCTAAAGTATTACAAATTGAAAAATATCTATATTCAAAACCTTCAGATATATCAGGATGA
- a CDS encoding sugar ABC transporter permease, whose protein sequence is MAKNKNTNLYLSDKPPLNFAGKVGLAISYTILIIWALLIIVPLVLMVSSSFNGAQDKYIIMGSDFVFSLKQFRILFTKTLFVRWVINTILIASATAIFTLFIVSFTGYVYSRFRFKGKRSSLMAIMLIQVIPAFAGIAAYYTMHSIIVAIFPFFTRTIMLISIYSIGGIAGNTFILKGYIDSISTELDEAARMEGCSNMQVYRLIIMPIAKPMLAIIALWSFIGPFMDFLLPKILLTDPKLYTLAAGLFSLINDDRTKLEPVFAAGGILTAIPIVILFIILQKQLVSGLSSGSVKG, encoded by the coding sequence ATGGCTAAGAATAAAAATACTAATTTATACTTATCTGATAAACCACCTTTGAATTTTGCTGGTAAAGTTGGTCTTGCAATTAGTTATACAATTTTAATAATATGGGCTTTACTTATTATAGTACCTTTAGTGTTAATGGTTTCATCTTCATTTAATGGAGCTCAAGATAAATATATAATAATGGGATCAGATTTTGTATTTTCATTAAAACAATTTAGAATATTATTTACTAAGACATTATTTGTAAGATGGGTTATAAACACTATATTAATAGCCAGTGCTACAGCTATATTTACATTATTTATAGTATCGTTTACTGGTTATGTATATTCAAGATTTAGATTTAAAGGGAAAAGAAGCTCACTTATGGCAATTATGTTAATACAGGTAATACCTGCATTTGCTGGAATTGCAGCATATTATACTATGCATTCAATCATAGTTGCGATATTTCCATTCTTTACAAGAACTATTATGTTAATATCAATTTACTCTATAGGTGGTATAGCTGGAAATACATTTATTTTAAAAGGGTATATAGACTCTATATCTACAGAACTTGATGAGGCAGCAAGAATGGAAGGGTGTTCTAATATGCAAGTATATAGATTAATTATTATGCCTATAGCAAAACCTATGCTTGCAATTATTGCTCTTTGGTCGTTTATAGGTCCGTTTATGGATTTCTTATTACCTAAAATTTTATTAACAGATCCAAAACTATATACATTGGCTGCTGGTTTATTCTCATTAATTAATGATGATAGAACTAAATTAGAACCAGTGTTTGCAGCAGGTGGAATATTAACTGCAATACCAATAGTTATTCTATTTATAATATTACAAAAACAATTAGTTTCTGGATTAAGTAGTGGATCAGTGAAAGGATAG
- a CDS encoding ABC transporter permease subunit — translation MNHFVYDSLYNPHVRKNLYLKDVADGIKTNRASHAYNLELKKLLDEEKIFLTSLKKLKASEKESLKNKYDKNELKLRLELFESEKKVEFYNGKEEKSYDFELELKKNNLKLSRLPEIIELYSESINEKQELNMKLSVLSKEDNDIKVSKFLKKKEELKKELEKEIVKLKHSEKEGLISKKALKNQIEQLKMELKDKLEVLKLDIPSEAIKSRISVLNYLSTVEVDSKYKILQQDISDLYRKIPVEIESISKYPQRLSILLPGFGQYHNKQYFKAALFFLGALFIYFIAIPYTLGYGNYRGEGIRGLYTLAQGGKKLDKSLIFMIEGLVSLMLICIGITISYLSYKDTKDVKIAQLRGVRPKTTFETIESIKEDGFPYIVSIGSFILLLFIVILPIMTTILLSFTGMDPNHQSKFSWVGLSNYKLLITGTGIAGGPFWLILIWTLIWTLCATTLAIAVGFGLALLAHNERIKGKGIFRTVYLLPWAVPAFITIMFFSIMSSSNGQITKILEFIFGGNWAIKNSTTLTRVALIFLQTWLGSSYVFLLSTGVLQGIPSDLYEAADIDGATVWQKLSKITVPLVLFQTAPLLIGQYTFNFNNFSIIYLFNGGGPFDPTKYGNLAGSTDLLISYIYKLTIEKQYQSVGAAITVFISLGLMLFAYIGFKNSKAFKEEK, via the coding sequence ATGAATCATTTTGTTTATGACAGTTTATATAATCCTCATGTTAGAAAAAATCTTTATTTAAAAGATGTAGCAGATGGTATTAAAACAAATAGAGCATCTCATGCGTATAATTTAGAGTTAAAAAAATTATTAGATGAAGAAAAAATATTCTTAACATCATTAAAAAAACTTAAGGCTTCGGAAAAAGAATCTCTAAAAAATAAATATGATAAGAATGAATTAAAATTAAGACTAGAATTATTTGAATCAGAAAAAAAGGTAGAATTTTATAATGGTAAAGAAGAAAAAAGTTATGATTTTGAATTAGAACTTAAAAAGAATAATTTAAAATTATCAAGATTACCAGAAATAATTGAACTATATTCTGAATCAATAAATGAAAAACAAGAACTTAATATGAAACTTTCAGTACTATCTAAAGAAGATAATGATATTAAAGTGAGTAAGTTCTTAAAGAAAAAAGAAGAATTAAAAAAAGAGTTAGAAAAAGAAATAGTTAAGTTGAAACATTCTGAAAAAGAAGGTTTAATTTCAAAAAAAGCTTTAAAAAATCAAATTGAACAATTAAAAATGGAATTAAAAGATAAACTTGAAGTATTAAAATTAGATATTCCAAGTGAAGCAATTAAAAGTAGAATAAGTGTTTTAAATTATTTATCTACAGTTGAGGTAGATTCTAAATATAAGATACTGCAACAAGATATATCAGATTTATATAGAAAAATACCTGTTGAAATAGAAAGTATAAGTAAATATCCTCAAAGATTATCTATACTTTTACCAGGATTTGGACAATATCATAATAAACAATATTTTAAAGCAGCTTTATTCTTCTTAGGTGCTTTATTCATATATTTCATAGCTATACCTTATACATTAGGATATGGAAATTATCGTGGTGAAGGTATAAGAGGGTTATATACATTAGCTCAAGGTGGGAAAAAACTTGATAAATCATTAATATTTATGATAGAAGGTTTAGTTTCTTTAATGTTAATTTGTATAGGAATTACAATTTCTTATCTTTCATATAAAGATACAAAAGATGTTAAAATAGCTCAACTTAGAGGGGTAAGACCTAAAACTACTTTTGAAACTATAGAATCAATAAAAGAAGATGGATTCCCATATATAGTTTCTATAGGATCATTTATATTATTACTATTTATAGTTATTTTACCTATAATGACTACTATATTATTATCATTTACAGGTATGGATCCTAATCACCAATCTAAATTTAGTTGGGTAGGTCTTTCAAACTATAAATTACTTATTACAGGAACAGGAATAGCAGGAGGACCATTCTGGTTGATTTTAATCTGGACATTGATTTGGACATTATGTGCTACAACTCTTGCAATTGCAGTAGGATTTGGACTTGCATTACTTGCTCATAATGAAAGAATTAAAGGTAAAGGAATATTTAGAACTGTTTATTTATTACCATGGGCTGTTCCAGCATTTATTACAATTATGTTCTTTAGTATAATGTCATCAAGTAATGGACAAATAACTAAGATATTAGAATTTATTTTTGGAGGTAATTGGGCCATCAAAAATAGTACAACTCTTACAAGAGTAGCTTTAATATTCTTACAAACTTGGCTTGGAAGTTCATATGTATTTTTACTTTCAACAGGAGTTTTACAAGGTATACCAAGTGATTTATATGAAGCTGCTGATATAGATGGAGCAACTGTTTGGCAAAAATTAAGTAAGATAACAGTACCTTTAGTTTTATTCCAAACAGCACCATTATTAATAGGGCAATATACATTTAACTTTAATAACTTCTCTATAATTTATCTATTTAATGGTGGAGGTCCATTTGATCCGACTAAATATGGTAATTTAGCAGGAAGTACAGATTTATTAATATCATATATATATAAACTAACTATTGAAAAACAATATCAATCAGTTGGAGCTGCAATAACAGTATTTATATCATTAGGATTAATGCTATTTGCATATATAGGATTTAAAAATTCTAAGGCATTTAAGGAGGAAAAATAA